From the Nonlabens marinus S1-08 genome, one window contains:
- a CDS encoding MATE family efflux transporter codes for MKSTINISTSDILKLAFPAIIAGIAEPVISITDIAIIGNMENNSVDALAAVGLAGAFLSTIIWTLAQTKTSISSIVSKALGKDTLNKVDALIPQVIWINIALGLGVYAITVPFASFIFSLYGAQGEVLEMTASYYQLRAIGFPLTLSAFAIFGIFRGLQNTSWAMIASISGALVNVVLDILLVNGIEGWFLGMGLTGAAIASLFAQVTMLVIALFYFFNRTPFTLWIQQWKPHLQLSHHIKLTANFFLRTLAINICIYLSYRYATGYGVEEAATHAILMNIWLFFSFFIDGFANAGNAIGGKLLGSRDRESLKYLALKTNSFGVGVSITLSLMCALLYYQVGDWFTDDSAVQQLFIQTFFIILLMQPVNAVAFVYDGIFKGWGEAPYLRNLLLGVTLLLFIPTLLLFDFFGFELKAIWIAFFAWMIGRALLLHLKFKKRLDAMV; via the coding sequence GTGAAATCAACTATCAACATTTCTACCAGCGATATTCTAAAGCTCGCTTTTCCAGCCATTATTGCTGGAATTGCTGAGCCTGTGATCAGCATCACAGATATTGCGATTATTGGTAATATGGAGAACAATAGCGTTGATGCGCTTGCCGCCGTGGGACTTGCTGGAGCTTTTTTAAGTACAATTATCTGGACACTAGCACAAACAAAAACTTCTATTTCAAGTATTGTATCAAAAGCTCTAGGTAAGGATACCTTGAATAAAGTAGATGCTTTAATCCCTCAAGTGATCTGGATCAATATCGCATTAGGATTAGGAGTTTATGCTATCACCGTTCCTTTTGCCAGCTTCATTTTTAGCTTGTATGGCGCACAAGGTGAAGTACTGGAAATGACGGCCTCCTATTACCAACTTCGGGCAATAGGGTTTCCTTTGACTTTGAGTGCGTTTGCGATATTTGGAATTTTTCGTGGGCTGCAAAATACCAGCTGGGCGATGATCGCTAGTATATCTGGAGCGCTCGTCAATGTGGTTCTGGACATCCTATTAGTCAACGGGATCGAAGGGTGGTTTTTAGGAATGGGGCTTACTGGTGCTGCTATTGCGAGTTTGTTTGCCCAAGTTACAATGCTGGTCATCGCCCTGTTTTATTTTTTCAATCGCACCCCTTTTACTTTATGGATTCAACAGTGGAAACCACACCTACAATTAAGCCACCATATTAAATTAACCGCAAACTTTTTCTTGCGCACATTAGCCATTAATATTTGCATCTACCTATCCTATAGATACGCCACTGGTTATGGCGTGGAAGAAGCTGCGACACACGCCATCTTAATGAATATCTGGTTGTTCTTCTCCTTCTTTATCGACGGGTTTGCAAATGCCGGCAATGCCATAGGCGGTAAGCTTTTAGGTTCAAGAGATCGAGAATCCTTAAAATATTTAGCATTAAAAACCAACAGTTTTGGTGTTGGAGTTTCTATAACTTTATCATTGATGTGCGCATTGCTTTATTACCAAGTAGGCGACTGGTTCACTGACGACAGTGCAGTACAGCAACTTTTCATACAAACCTTTTTTATCATACTTCTCATGCAACCAGTAAATGCCGTGGCATTTGTGTATGATGGTATTTTCAAAGGCTGGGGCGAGGCACCCTATTTGCGCAACCTGCTGCTGGGAGTTACACTCCTTTTATTCATCCCTACACTTCTCTTATTTGACTTTTTCGGCTTTGAATTAAAGGCAATTTGGATCGCATTTTTTGCTTGGATGATAGGTCGCGCCTTATTACTGCATTTGAAATTCAAGAAAAGATTGGATGCTATGGTATGA
- a CDS encoding 6-pyruvoyl trahydropterin synthase family protein, translating to MGTVRITKEFTFETGHALHGYDGKCRNVHGHSYKLAVTVIGEPIMDSNHVKFGMVIDFGDLKKIVKEEIVDPFDHATVFNKNSPHVELAKELESRGHEVILADYQPTSEMMIQDFAKKIADRLPNNIKLFSLRLRETETSYAEWFASDNG from the coding sequence ATGGGAACTGTTAGAATTACCAAAGAATTCACTTTTGAGACTGGACACGCGCTGCATGGATACGACGGGAAATGTCGTAACGTTCACGGGCATAGCTATAAGCTAGCCGTGACGGTCATAGGAGAGCCTATTATGGATTCTAACCACGTGAAATTTGGGATGGTGATCGATTTTGGCGATTTGAAGAAAATCGTAAAAGAAGAAATTGTAGACCCATTTGATCACGCTACTGTTTTCAATAAAAACTCCCCTCACGTAGAATTAGCTAAAGAATTAGAGTCTCGTGGTCACGAAGTCATTTTAGCGGACTATCAACCTACTAGCGAGATGATGATTCAGGACTTTGCAAAAAAGATTGCCGATCGACTTCCTAACAATATTAAACTCTTTTCCCTGCGCCTGCGCGAGACAGAAACCAGCTATGCAGAGTGGTTTGCGAGTGATAATGGGTAA
- the hemF gene encoding oxygen-dependent coproporphyrinogen oxidase, which yields MESQKDAFYTFIRELQHTITSTLEKVDGKAKFKEDEWYRKEGGGGFSRIIEKGNVFEKGGVSISAVHGELPVAMQNYFKVKDADFYATGISLVIHPLNPMVPTVHANFRYFEMYDKKGKIVDCWFGGGLDLTPYYLYEEDAKHFHQVCKTVCDRHEVADYKTFKKKCDEYFHNTHRNEARGIGGLFYDYCRASDAFSMADWLKFQKDMASHFLEAYVPIVEKRKDLSHTLANIEWQEIRRGRYVEFNLVHDKGTLFGLKTNGRIESILMSLPPAVQWRYDHHPEAGTKEAELVEVLENPRDWV from the coding sequence ATGGAATCCCAGAAAGACGCCTTTTATACCTTTATTAGAGAGTTGCAGCATACCATCACTTCCACCTTGGAAAAGGTAGATGGAAAAGCAAAGTTTAAGGAAGATGAATGGTATCGTAAAGAAGGTGGTGGAGGTTTTTCCAGAATCATTGAAAAAGGAAATGTTTTTGAAAAAGGTGGTGTAAGCATCAGTGCTGTGCATGGCGAGCTTCCCGTCGCTATGCAAAACTATTTCAAAGTCAAAGATGCCGACTTCTACGCTACGGGCATCAGCCTTGTGATTCATCCGTTGAATCCAATGGTTCCTACGGTTCATGCCAATTTCCGTTATTTTGAGATGTACGATAAGAAAGGAAAGATCGTTGACTGCTGGTTTGGTGGCGGTCTTGATTTGACACCTTATTATTTATACGAGGAAGATGCTAAGCACTTTCATCAAGTATGCAAAACAGTCTGCGATCGACATGAAGTAGCCGACTACAAAACTTTCAAGAAAAAATGTGATGAATATTTCCACAATACTCACCGCAACGAGGCACGTGGTATAGGCGGTCTATTTTATGACTATTGCCGTGCTAGTGATGCCTTTTCTATGGCAGACTGGCTAAAGTTCCAAAAAGATATGGCTTCACACTTCTTAGAAGCATACGTTCCAATCGTAGAAAAGCGAAAAGATTTATCCCACACGCTAGCCAACATAGAGTGGCAGGAAATACGTCGCGGTCGTTACGTCGAATTCAATCTGGTTCATGATAAGGGAACTTTATTTGGATTAAAAACTAATGGTCGTATTGAGAGTATCCTTATGAGCTTGCCACCAGCAGTACAATGGCGCTACGATCATCATCCTGAGGCTGGAACTAAAGAGGCAGAGTTGGTTGAGGTGCTAGAGAATCCGCGGGATTGGGTTTAA
- a CDS encoding EI24 domain-containing protein: MKKSRSKKKMLQYKMIKNILRALKDYTGSFKLMTQLGLWKYFMVPMGISFLFAVLIGFTAYGLSDNVASVLTSLWVWETGSEAFFAFAEILSAILIVILGLLIYKHFVMAMSAPFMSPVSEKIEKHLYPDLQSSITHRDTSYSAQLYRGIRINVRNLFFELLLTLPLLVLSLIPVVGIVFWIIGFLVQSYYAGFGNMDYTLERHFKYRESVDFVKSNRGYAIGNGIVFNAMLLIPVIGIILVLPVSVTAASKTTLELLSEQKLLTDPATNIIV, translated from the coding sequence ATGAAGAAGAGCAGGAGCAAGAAAAAGATGTTGCAGTATAAGATGATTAAAAATATTCTCAGAGCTTTAAAAGATTATACGGGCAGTTTCAAACTCATGACGCAATTAGGGTTATGGAAGTATTTCATGGTTCCGATGGGCATTAGTTTTTTGTTTGCTGTATTGATTGGGTTTACGGCTTATGGCTTGTCTGACAATGTTGCTAGCGTGCTCACTAGCTTGTGGGTTTGGGAAACTGGTTCTGAAGCTTTTTTCGCTTTCGCGGAAATTCTTAGCGCAATCCTCATCGTGATCTTAGGTTTATTGATTTACAAACATTTTGTCATGGCGATGAGCGCACCCTTCATGTCGCCTGTGTCTGAAAAGATAGAAAAACACCTGTATCCAGACTTACAATCATCTATTACCCATCGGGATACTAGTTATAGTGCCCAGCTTTATCGTGGAATTCGGATCAACGTACGCAACTTGTTTTTTGAATTACTGCTGACGCTTCCATTGTTAGTCTTGAGTTTAATTCCAGTTGTGGGAATTGTTTTCTGGATCATCGGATTTCTGGTGCAGTCGTACTATGCGGGATTTGGTAATATGGATTATACATTAGAGCGGCATTTTAAATACCGTGAAAGTGTAGACTTTGTAAAAAGCAATCGTGGTTATGCCATTGGTAATGGGATTGTGTTCAATGCGATGTTACTGATTCCTGTTATTGGTATCATCCTCGTCTTGCCAGTATCAGTTACTGCTGCAAGTAAAACCACGCTAGAGCTGTTAAGCGAGCAAAAATTACTTACAGATCCAGCGACAAACATTATTGTATAA
- a CDS encoding TrkH family potassium uptake protein codes for MKSLLRKYYKLLSTLSPQRNLVYGFFIYNLVGFLLLCLPFSRKGDLSIIDTIFVSTSAISTTGLMTISLSDNFTFFGQFVVMLLFQIGGIGYMTFTTYILLNTSHHTSKWRERILNAAFAIPKSIELRPFLKSVIIFTVLFEIVGTVFFYIGFEGQGYDFWEQLWMSLFHSVSAFCTAGFSLLNSGFVDYVSDGWINFTISFLSIAGSLGFIVFSDFWLKLARKKHEVSYTSKLIFSGFFILLTAGTIAMYFTEPSIVALDGATRFYASFFQTMTAMTTVGFNTIDNGALVVPVAIVTILLMYIGASPSGTSGGLKITTIVATIAYLRSKLKNSSDFLFFNTRIPDERVDAAVSTFIFYFILSFFGILFLTFSETESLEKISFEVLSALGTVGLTKGITGDLSFFGKAVITCLMFIGRLGVLTFGLAMSRAYVKNENEEEQEQEKDVAV; via the coding sequence TTGAAAAGCCTGCTCAGGAAATACTATAAACTTTTATCGACGCTCTCACCACAGCGCAATCTTGTTTACGGTTTTTTCATCTATAATCTCGTAGGTTTTCTATTACTATGTTTGCCCTTTTCTAGAAAGGGAGATCTGTCAATTATTGATACGATTTTTGTCTCCACATCAGCCATATCAACTACTGGATTGATGACAATCAGCTTGTCTGATAATTTTACATTCTTTGGTCAGTTTGTAGTGATGTTGCTTTTTCAAATAGGAGGTATAGGTTACATGACTTTTACCACTTACATCCTATTAAACACAAGTCATCACACTTCCAAATGGCGAGAGCGCATATTAAACGCAGCCTTTGCTATACCAAAGTCAATTGAACTCAGACCCTTTTTAAAGTCCGTAATCATTTTTACGGTCTTATTTGAGATCGTAGGTACTGTTTTTTTCTACATTGGGTTTGAGGGACAAGGTTACGATTTTTGGGAGCAGCTATGGATGAGTCTTTTTCATAGTGTCAGCGCCTTTTGTACTGCTGGGTTTAGTCTTTTAAATTCTGGGTTTGTTGATTATGTGAGTGATGGGTGGATCAACTTTACTATCTCGTTTTTATCAATTGCAGGATCACTTGGTTTCATTGTTTTTTCAGATTTTTGGCTCAAGCTCGCACGCAAGAAACATGAGGTAAGCTACACCTCAAAATTGATCTTCTCTGGATTCTTTATTTTACTGACCGCTGGAACTATTGCTATGTATTTTACAGAACCTAGCATCGTTGCACTAGATGGAGCGACACGTTTTTACGCTTCCTTTTTTCAGACAATGACCGCGATGACAACAGTAGGATTTAATACTATCGATAATGGCGCGCTGGTGGTTCCTGTCGCCATAGTTACTATTCTTCTTATGTACATAGGAGCTTCACCGTCAGGTACCTCAGGAGGGTTGAAGATTACAACTATAGTAGCGACCATTGCCTATCTGCGCAGTAAGCTCAAAAATTCCAGTGATTTTTTGTTTTTTAATACGCGTATTCCTGATGAAAGAGTTGACGCTGCGGTTTCTACTTTTATATTTTATTTCATTTTAAGTTTCTTCGGTATTCTATTTTTAACCTTTTCTGAAACAGAATCCCTTGAAAAAATTTCCTTTGAAGTATTGTCTGCTTTAGGGACTGTGGGGCTTACTAAAGGCATTACAGGAGATTTGAGCTTTTTCGGTAAAGCAGTGATCACATGTTTAATGTTTATAGGTAGATTAGGTGTTTTGACATTTGGGCTGGCCATGAGTAGGGCATACGTTAAGAACGAAAATGAAGAAGAGCAGGAGCAAGAAAAAGATGTTGCAGTATAA
- the hemE gene encoding uroporphyrinogen decarboxylase gives MIKNDLFLRALRGETVERPPVWMMRQAGRYLPDFMKLKAKYDFFTRCQTPELATEITVMPIDQIGPDAAILFSDILVIPQAMNIEVEMKPGVGPWLPNPIRTAADLERVVVPDVADSLSYVMEAIDMTKDALANRVPLIGFAGSPWTILCYCVQGQGSKNFDKAKEFCFTQPEAAHELLQRITDTTIAYLHEKVKHGVNAVQVFDSWGGMLSPTDYQEFSWKYIQQIIDSLRPVTEVIVFGKGCWFALNDMAKSGAAALGVDWTCSARNARYLTGGNITLQGNFDPSRLFSPPATIKKMVKQMIDEFGKDKFVANLGHGILPNIPVENAQAFVDAVKEY, from the coding sequence ATGATAAAAAATGATTTGTTCCTAAGAGCTTTACGAGGAGAAACCGTCGAACGACCTCCCGTATGGATGATGCGTCAGGCAGGAAGATATTTGCCAGATTTTATGAAGCTCAAGGCAAAATATGACTTCTTTACTAGATGCCAAACACCAGAACTTGCTACTGAAATCACGGTGATGCCTATTGATCAAATAGGTCCTGATGCTGCTATTTTATTTTCTGATATTCTCGTAATACCCCAAGCTATGAATATTGAGGTAGAGATGAAACCTGGTGTAGGACCATGGTTACCTAATCCCATTAGAACTGCAGCAGATCTTGAGCGAGTGGTGGTTCCAGATGTAGCAGACTCCTTAAGTTACGTCATGGAAGCTATCGATATGACTAAAGATGCGCTCGCTAATCGTGTGCCTCTTATAGGCTTTGCCGGCTCACCATGGACAATACTATGTTATTGTGTCCAAGGTCAAGGAAGTAAGAATTTTGATAAAGCCAAAGAGTTTTGTTTCACTCAACCAGAAGCTGCGCACGAATTATTGCAACGCATCACAGATACCACCATCGCTTACTTGCATGAAAAGGTAAAGCATGGTGTTAACGCTGTACAAGTTTTTGATTCCTGGGGCGGTATGTTGTCTCCCACAGATTATCAGGAATTTTCATGGAAATACATCCAACAGATTATTGATTCGTTGCGTCCAGTTACTGAGGTCATCGTCTTTGGAAAAGGATGCTGGTTTGCATTGAATGACATGGCTAAAAGTGGCGCAGCTGCTCTGGGTGTGGATTGGACTTGCAGCGCTCGCAATGCGCGTTATTTAACTGGTGGGAATATAACCCTTCAGGGAAATTTTGATCCATCACGCTTATTCTCACCGCCAGCAACTATTAAGAAAATGGTCAAGCAAATGATTGATGAATTCGGCAAGGATAAATTTGTAGCTAATCTGGGTCATGGAATTTTACCCAATATTCCTGTAGAGAATGCTCAAGCTTTTGTAGATGCAGTGAAGGAATATTAA
- a CDS encoding uroporphyrinogen-III synthase, with protein sequence MSSTILSTKQLTLPQQQLMLHSGFGFVHYDILKTTAIDTHLDQKLLEHLIITSKNAILAVESHKTHIMNVYCVGTTAAAELQTMGISPKIVAENARELALLLIEKLPNANFTYLCSNHRRDELPDLFKSHKVALKEIIVYHSAIVQKSFDRIFAAVLFYSPRGVIAFAKANKHQPQCSICIGETTAAAARKLFENVHVATKQTVENVLVTAIKILRDDKK encoded by the coding sequence ATGTCGTCTACTATACTCTCTACCAAACAATTAACTTTACCGCAACAGCAGCTAATGCTGCATAGTGGCTTTGGGTTTGTACATTACGATATACTTAAAACTACAGCGATCGATACTCATTTGGATCAAAAACTGTTGGAGCATTTGATCATTACCAGCAAGAACGCAATACTGGCCGTTGAGTCCCATAAAACTCATATTATGAATGTATACTGTGTGGGAACAACTGCTGCGGCTGAATTACAGACAATGGGAATCTCCCCAAAAATAGTTGCAGAAAACGCTCGTGAACTGGCGCTCCTGCTTATTGAAAAATTACCAAACGCCAATTTTACCTACCTATGCAGCAACCACAGGCGTGATGAATTGCCTGATTTGTTCAAGAGCCATAAGGTCGCGTTAAAAGAAATTATTGTTTACCATTCTGCCATCGTCCAAAAGAGCTTTGATCGTATTTTTGCAGCTGTTTTGTTTTACAGTCCTCGTGGTGTTATCGCTTTCGCGAAAGCGAACAAACATCAACCTCAATGCTCCATTTGCATAGGTGAGACCACCGCAGCGGCAGCGAGAAAGCTTTTTGAGAACGTGCATGTTGCTACAAAACAAACCGTTGAGAACGTGCTGGTCACAGCCATAAAAATATTGCGAGATGATAAAAAATGA
- a CDS encoding bestrophin family protein — MYITRQYGYITKLFTWKFVLLLPLGMLNVFQEHIDSTGTELMKNWYLFLQIPFSVLVMWIFTTMEIVGDNSEDPFEGRINDVPMTALCRTIMIDLRDILDEKNLPQPVLPKDNILY, encoded by the coding sequence ATGTACATAACAAGACAATATGGATACATTACTAAGTTATTTACATGGAAATTTGTATTGCTACTTCCTTTGGGGATGCTCAATGTTTTTCAAGAACATATTGATTCTACCGGGACTGAATTAATGAAAAACTGGTATCTCTTTCTGCAAATTCCTTTCTCTGTTTTGGTCATGTGGATCTTCACAACCATGGAAATTGTAGGCGATAACAGTGAGGATCCATTTGAAGGCCGTATCAACGACGTTCCCATGACCGCTTTATGCCGTACAATTATGATAGACTTGAGAGATATACTTGATGAGAAAAATTTACCTCAACCGGTACTCCCTAAGGATAATATTTTATATTAA
- a CDS encoding Crp/Fnr family transcriptional regulator encodes MELPEFLHDLTGGGDKPSLKYATEIFSMLEVVKVKKKEVILHLGEVCDNIYYIKSGIIKGSIIDEYGDMHAIRFTAENDVITSMYSFIDQTPSNIELQCVEAGEVMCFKYQDFEYINKLYPGLTPAFNKLMLKRYHKLLDEKSRMITYDATTRYLKFMERYSYMEERLPLKDIASYLGIRQQSLSRLRSKIDQEAYD; translated from the coding sequence ATGGAGCTACCAGAATTTCTTCATGATCTAACTGGCGGTGGTGATAAACCATCATTAAAGTATGCTACTGAGATATTTAGCATGCTCGAGGTTGTGAAGGTCAAAAAAAAGGAAGTAATTCTTCACTTAGGGGAAGTATGTGACAATATCTACTATATCAAGTCTGGAATTATTAAAGGTTCCATAATTGACGAGTATGGCGATATGCATGCCATTCGTTTTACAGCTGAGAATGACGTGATTACTTCTATGTACAGCTTTATTGATCAAACTCCTTCTAACATAGAATTACAATGTGTTGAGGCGGGAGAGGTGATGTGTTTTAAATATCAAGATTTTGAATACATCAATAAATTGTATCCTGGATTAACTCCTGCATTCAACAAGTTGATGTTGAAACGCTATCACAAATTACTAGATGAGAAATCTAGGATGATCACTTACGATGCTACGACTCGTTATTTGAAGTTCATGGAGCGTTATAGTTACATGGAAGAACGTTTGCCCCTCAAGGACATTGCTTCTTACCTAGGGATACGTCAGCAATCTTTAAGCCGTCTGCGCAGTAAAATCGACCAAGAAGCTTACGATTAG
- a CDS encoding YicC/YloC family endoribonuclease: protein MITSMTGYGKSVNQLQDRKITVEIRTLNSKSLDLNLRIPSAYREKELELRQLTAAQLSRGKVDVSLYVEHTGTTTGQQLDIAKVENYISQISAIDGVAGNNKLKLVEIATTFPDVFKSVQEEVDEKDFSIIMQLVADCLEEVNDFRNKEGAILKAEFDKRIANISSLLDQVLIEDKQRLDDVRTRLEKAVSELKEKLDENRFEQELIYYLEKYDITEEKVRLQNHLNYFTETMETSGSQGKKLGFISQEIGREINTIGSKANHAAMQQLVVQMKDELEKIKEQMLNVL, encoded by the coding sequence ATGATTACATCAATGACAGGTTACGGTAAATCTGTAAACCAGTTACAAGACCGTAAGATTACAGTAGAGATACGCACCTTAAATAGTAAAAGCCTAGATCTTAACTTAAGAATTCCATCTGCCTATAGGGAGAAGGAATTGGAATTGCGCCAATTGACGGCAGCTCAACTTTCTAGAGGTAAAGTCGATGTTTCACTCTATGTAGAACACACAGGTACAACAACAGGTCAACAATTAGACATCGCTAAAGTCGAGAATTACATTTCTCAAATAAGTGCTATTGATGGTGTGGCTGGGAATAATAAACTTAAACTAGTAGAAATCGCCACTACATTTCCAGATGTTTTTAAAAGCGTACAGGAAGAAGTAGATGAAAAGGATTTTTCAATCATCATGCAGCTGGTAGCAGATTGTCTTGAAGAAGTAAATGACTTCCGAAATAAAGAAGGGGCTATCTTAAAAGCAGAATTTGACAAACGTATTGCCAATATTTCATCCCTGTTAGATCAGGTTCTGATAGAAGATAAGCAGCGATTAGACGATGTGCGTACAAGACTTGAAAAGGCTGTATCAGAATTGAAAGAGAAATTAGACGAGAATAGGTTTGAACAAGAATTGATCTATTACCTAGAGAAATACGACATTACTGAAGAAAAAGTCCGCCTTCAAAATCACCTTAATTATTTTACAGAAACCATGGAAACTTCAGGTTCCCAGGGTAAAAAACTTGGGTTTATTTCTCAAGAAATTGGACGAGAGATCAACACCATTGGAAGCAAGGCAAACCATGCCGCCATGCAGCAATTGGTCGTTCAAATGAAAGACGAGCTAGAGAAAATAAAAGAACAAATGCTTAACGTACTTTAA
- the gmk gene encoding guanylate kinase has translation MEVVPKLIVFSAPSGAGKTTLVRHLLKKKELNLAFSISAASREPRDGEQDGKDYYFLGIKEFKNRIRHEDFLEFEEVYRDQFYGTLKAEVERLWAQGKNVIFDIDVVGGLRLKKKFPERTLAIFVKPPSINELQIRLKKRKTETPEKIAMRVAKASTEMATAPQFDVIIKNDNLTEAKARAEQLVAEFIKKPLTQDEDE, from the coding sequence ATGGAAGTAGTGCCTAAATTGATTGTATTCAGCGCGCCATCAGGTGCAGGAAAGACCACGCTGGTGCGTCATTTATTAAAGAAAAAAGAACTTAATCTAGCCTTTTCAATCAGTGCAGCATCTAGAGAACCTAGAGATGGCGAGCAAGATGGAAAGGATTACTATTTTCTAGGCATTAAAGAATTTAAAAATCGCATAAGACACGAGGACTTCCTAGAGTTTGAGGAAGTCTATCGAGATCAATTTTATGGTACGCTCAAGGCAGAAGTTGAGCGTCTCTGGGCTCAAGGAAAAAACGTGATTTTTGATATTGACGTGGTAGGTGGATTGCGCCTTAAGAAGAAATTCCCTGAAAGAACGCTGGCAATTTTTGTCAAGCCACCATCCATCAACGAACTCCAAATACGTTTGAAAAAACGGAAAACGGAGACTCCAGAAAAGATAGCCATGCGAGTTGCCAAAGCAAGTACTGAAATGGCAACAGCCCCACAGTTTGATGTAATTATCAAGAATGACAACCTAACAGAAGCTAAAGCAAGGGCTGAGCAGTTAGTAGCGGAATTTATTAAAAAGCCCCTAACTCAAGATGAAGATGAATAA
- the nadD gene encoding nicotinate (nicotinamide) nucleotide adenylyltransferase yields MNKIGLYFGTFNPIHIGHLAIANYLVENSDLKEIWMVVTPHNPLKKKNTLLDDYQRLHMVHLATEDYLKIKPSNIEFNLPQPNYTVNTLVHLKEKYPDNDFYLIMGEDNLKSLPKWKNYEVLLEEYNIIVYPRISKGKIPEHLKDHPAILKIDAPIMEISSTMIRNSIAAGQDLRYFLHNRVNQYIDEMGFYQ; encoded by the coding sequence ATGAATAAAATAGGACTCTATTTTGGCACTTTTAACCCTATTCATATTGGGCACCTAGCTATTGCTAATTATCTGGTTGAAAATAGCGACTTAAAGGAAATCTGGATGGTGGTCACGCCGCATAACCCTCTCAAAAAAAAGAATACATTGCTCGATGATTACCAGCGTTTGCATATGGTACACTTAGCTACGGAAGACTATTTGAAAATTAAGCCCAGCAACATTGAGTTCAATTTACCGCAACCTAATTACACTGTAAATACTCTAGTCCACCTTAAGGAGAAGTATCCAGACAATGATTTTTACCTGATCATGGGTGAAGACAATTTGAAGAGCTTGCCTAAATGGAAAAACTATGAGGTGCTACTAGAGGAATACAACATTATAGTGTATCCCAGAATCTCTAAAGGTAAAATACCTGAACACCTCAAAGATCACCCAGCCATTTTAAAAATAGACGCTCCTATAATGGAAATATCTTCCACCATGATCAGGAATAGCATCGCTGCTGGTCAAGACCTGAGGTATTTTCTACACAATAGAGTCAATCAATACATTGATGAAATGGGTTTCTATCAATAA
- a CDS encoding nicotinic acid mononucleotide adenyltransferase: protein MKAITTLLGGLALAFTLNSCEADIIIGDPIADEPTLNQVLASSDLWYLDLNSSQGNLDIPFMTRAFTLSFDYGTLFANNNLVGLGRAGSGLGVDVGVYDTYADILTIDHDVDGVHEFQVFVRASDRLELRDTFTGTRYFVDGYSTSNFDYDKLFYNNIQYFLQEYRAWEKVYTSQEGAINEFDAENYLKFRPGSNADIFQSSNDGNGTGVNSLYWDYTGEYWVDDVSPGSLNKHLTLDYDFLGNDYFDLYVIDDQTIELFHNASGTTYEFKGRSSIQYKTTEVSKSRLLDVERARKNKNTSL from the coding sequence ATGAAAGCAATAACTACTCTTTTAGGCGGTCTTGCACTGGCATTCACATTGAATAGCTGTGAGGCAGACATCATAATAGGCGACCCAATAGCGGATGAACCTACACTTAATCAGGTTCTTGCTTCAAGCGATCTATGGTACCTGGATTTAAACAGTTCTCAAGGCAATCTTGATATCCCCTTTATGACTAGGGCATTCACGCTCAGTTTTGATTACGGAACTTTATTTGCGAATAATAATCTGGTAGGATTAGGACGTGCTGGTTCAGGTCTAGGAGTTGATGTGGGCGTGTATGATACCTATGCTGATATTTTGACTATAGATCATGATGTTGATGGTGTTCATGAATTTCAAGTTTTCGTGAGAGCATCTGACCGTTTGGAATTGCGTGATACGTTTACTGGCACCCGATATTTTGTCGATGGATACAGTACCAGCAATTTTGATTACGACAAACTGTTTTATAATAACATACAGTACTTTTTACAAGAGTACCGTGCTTGGGAAAAAGTGTATACCAGTCAAGAAGGAGCCATCAATGAATTTGATGCAGAAAACTACTTGAAGTTTCGACCTGGTTCTAATGCAGATATATTTCAAAGTTCAAACGATGGAAATGGAACTGGTGTGAATAGCCTATACTGGGATTATACGGGAGAATATTGGGTGGATGACGTTTCCCCTGGTTCACTTAACAAGCATTTAACGCTCGATTATGATTTTTTAGGCAATGATTATTTCGACCTTTACGTTATTGATGATCAGACGATAGAACTGTTCCATAATGCATCTGGAACCACCTATGAATTCAAAGGAAGAAGTTCGATTCAATACAAAACTACTGAAGTTTCAAAGTCCAGATTGCTGGATGTAGAACGAGCGAGAAAGAATAAAAATACATCTCTGTAA